Sequence from the Patescibacteria group bacterium genome:
GCCGCTATTGCCGCAGATATTATCTTTCCCATTGTCATTTTACTTCTTATCAAGTGTACCACGCGTCTGGTGAAGGTCAAACAGCAATTTTACTGCGGGATATTAGATCGGCGTGTTCGCAGGGCGTCCTCTATTTAATCCCTTGCTGTTTATATTGCTGCGCTTTGTCCCGGTACATCTTGGCCTTTTCGGCTTCGCCGTCTTTTGCGTACATCTCGCTTAAATAATAGTAACACTCATAACATACGGAACCCAACTCCGCTGCTGTTTCAAGCGACTCTTTCGCCATTAAATATCTCTCCGTCAGGTAATACGATATACCTATATTATCCCAGGCATCCACGTCATAGGGATTAAGTTCAAGGGCCGCGGAATAGTCTTTTATCGCGGATTCATTATCGCCTTTCAGGAAGTAGCCGTATCCCCGGTTATTATAAGCGGCGTTATCACGCGGATTCTCCCTTAACAATTTGTCGTACTCGGATATCCCCCTGTCGATGTCTCCTTTATTTAAATAGGCGCTCGCGCGCTCAAAACGCGCTTTGTAGTACTTGGGCGATAAGCTCAGTGCACTGTTAAAATTCGCGACGGCCTTGCCGTATTCCCCTTTAGCGCTGTAAGCCTTGCCGCGGCGATAAAAAGCGCGGGCGTTATCGGGCTCAAGTTCGATTATCTTCGTAAAATCCGCTATCGCCTTGTCGTATTCGCCGACATCCGCGTATACCATACCCCGGCCTTCATAGACCATAATAAAGTTGGGGCTGATCTCCAGCGCTTTGGTGTAATCGGCAAGGGCTTTTTCGGTATCACCCTTGTTGCGATATGCGGAACCGCGGTCTAAATAGAGGTTCGGGTATTTAGGATTAAGTTCTATCGCGTAGTCGTAGTCCCAGATCGCGCGGTCGTAATCACCCAATTTAAGGAATGCGTTCCCCCTCTGTTTGAAGGCATCGGCAAACTGTGGGTTCATCTGGATGGCTTTGGTGAACTGCAGGATTGAGTGGTCGTAATTATGCCTGTTATAATAAACCATGCCCTTGTTAAAATGCTCACGGGCGGTCAACTCCTCGTCT
This genomic interval carries:
- a CDS encoding tetratricopeptide repeat protein is translated as MKRIFILTLAISSIVCNCYAEYEIDEELTAREHFNKGMVYYNRHNYDHSILQFTKAIQMNPQFADAFKQRGNAFLKLGDYDRAIWDYDYAIELNPKYPNLYLDRGSAYRNKGDTEKALADYTKALEISPNFIMVYEGRGMVYADVGEYDKAIADFTKIIELEPDNARAFYRRGKAYSAKGEYGKAVANFNSALSLSPKYYKARFERASAYLNKGDIDRGISEYDKLLRENPRDNAAYNNRGYGYFLKGDNESAIKDYSAALELNPYDVDAWDNIGISYYLTERYLMAKESLETAAELGSVCYECYYYLSEMYAKDGEAEKAKMYRDKAQQYKQQGIK